A region of Lichenibacterium dinghuense DNA encodes the following proteins:
- a CDS encoding DUF599 domain-containing protein, with translation MLLSPLDYAAVGFFLFGWFAYHVLVERSPFGRQALNNRMNEYRLRWMLEMQARENRIVDSSLMSTLQSGTSFFASTSLLALGGSLTLLRGADDALRILNDFPLGTATARSLWDLKVVGLVVIFGYAFFKFAWCYRLFNYASILIGATPSHKSGRPDQRRLTALRAAEMNIVAGKHFNRGQRAFFFALAYLGWFVGPAALIVTTAVVVFAIIVRQFASDALRAASLELPPDDADQGAGNTSAILPEAR, from the coding sequence ATGCTGCTGTCTCCCCTCGACTACGCGGCCGTGGGCTTCTTCCTGTTCGGCTGGTTCGCCTATCACGTGCTCGTGGAGCGGTCGCCCTTCGGGCGCCAGGCGCTCAACAACCGCATGAATGAGTACCGCCTGCGCTGGATGCTGGAGATGCAGGCGCGCGAGAACCGCATCGTCGACTCCTCGCTGATGTCGACGCTGCAGAGCGGCACCTCCTTCTTCGCCTCGACGTCGCTCCTGGCGCTCGGCGGCTCGCTCACGCTGCTGCGCGGCGCCGACGACGCGCTGAGGATCCTCAACGACTTCCCGCTCGGCACCGCCACGGCCCGCTCGCTGTGGGACCTCAAGGTCGTCGGGCTGGTGGTGATCTTCGGCTACGCGTTCTTCAAGTTCGCCTGGTGCTACCGGCTGTTCAACTACGCCTCGATCCTGATCGGGGCGACGCCGTCCCACAAGAGCGGGCGTCCGGACCAGCGACGGCTGACCGCGCTCCGGGCGGCCGAGATGAACATCGTGGCGGGCAAGCACTTCAACCGCGGGCAGCGCGCCTTCTTCTTCGCGCTCGCCTACCTCGGCTGGTTCGTCGGTCCGGCCGCGCTGATCGTCACGACGGCGGTGGTGGTCTTCGCCATCATCGTGCGCCAGTTCGCCTCCGACGCGCTCCGGGCCGCCTCGCTGGAGCTGCCGCCCGACGACGCCGATCAGGGCGCCGGGAACACCTCCGCGATCCTGCCCGAGGCGCGGTAA
- a CDS encoding glutathione S-transferase family protein, translated as MSLHLYIANKAYSSWSLRPWILLTQFGIPFDETVIPMYRPETRDAMLAVSPNGKMPALHDGGIVVSESLAIVEFVAETFPELAIWPRDRAARALARAVSSEMHAGFTALRRTCPTNFRRSPKALVVGDDVRADVERIEAVWADARARFGQGGPFLFGAFSAADAMYAPVVNRLHAYAIPVAPASRAYMDAVMALPSWRAWIAGAEAEPWHHAGYDDI; from the coding sequence GTGTCGCTGCACCTCTACATCGCCAACAAGGCCTACTCGTCGTGGTCGCTGCGGCCCTGGATCCTGCTGACGCAGTTCGGGATCCCCTTCGACGAGACCGTGATCCCCATGTACCGGCCGGAAACCCGGGACGCGATGCTGGCCGTGAGCCCCAACGGCAAGATGCCGGCGCTGCACGACGGGGGCATCGTGGTCTCCGAGTCGCTGGCCATCGTGGAGTTCGTCGCCGAGACCTTCCCGGAGCTGGCGATCTGGCCGCGGGATCGCGCCGCGCGGGCGCTGGCGCGCGCGGTCTCGTCCGAGATGCACGCCGGCTTCACGGCCCTGCGCCGCACCTGCCCGACCAACTTCCGCAGGAGCCCGAAGGCGTTGGTGGTCGGCGACGACGTGCGGGCGGACGTGGAGCGGATCGAGGCGGTCTGGGCCGACGCGCGGGCGCGCTTCGGGCAGGGCGGCCCGTTCCTGTTCGGCGCCTTCTCGGCCGCCGACGCCATGTACGCCCCGGTGGTCAACCGGCTCCACGCCTACGCGATCCCCGTCGCGCCGGCGTCGCGCGCCTACATGGACGCCGTGATGGCGTTGCCGTCCTGGCGGGCCTGGATCGCCGGCGCCGAGGCCGAGCCGTGGCACCACGCGGGCTACGACGACATCTGA
- a CDS encoding TetR/AcrR family transcriptional regulator: MSITALALEAEDAPRRRILEAAERAFARHGFRGATMQIVAAEARMSAGNLYRYFSSKEALVSGLAERDQAALAEDFATLAASADPLAAMVPLLRKHLVEAPRECSQLALEIWAEAGRNPDVARICRAIEDDVQGRLAALVAAPCRAAGIAPGFAVRVMLTVTAGLFKRRATDLRFDGEAEVALALGIYHALFAGAVRPRSAFGPEHAA; the protein is encoded by the coding sequence ATGTCGATCACGGCCCTCGCGCTCGAAGCCGAGGACGCGCCCCGCCGCCGCATCCTGGAGGCGGCCGAGCGGGCCTTCGCGCGGCACGGCTTCCGCGGCGCCACGATGCAGATCGTCGCCGCCGAGGCGCGCATGAGCGCCGGCAACCTGTATCGCTACTTCTCGTCCAAGGAGGCCCTGGTGTCGGGCCTGGCCGAGCGGGACCAGGCGGCGCTGGCGGAAGACTTTGCGACCTTGGCGGCCTCGGCCGACCCGCTCGCCGCCATGGTGCCGCTCCTGCGCAAGCACCTCGTCGAGGCACCGCGCGAGTGCAGCCAGCTCGCGCTGGAGATCTGGGCCGAGGCGGGCCGCAACCCCGACGTGGCCCGCATCTGCCGCGCCATCGAGGACGACGTGCAGGGCCGCCTTGCCGCCCTCGTCGCGGCGCCGTGCCGCGCGGCCGGCATCGCGCCGGGCTTCGCGGTGCGCGTCATGCTCACGGTCACGGCCGGCCTCTTCAAGCGCCGGGCCACCGATCTCCGCTTCGACGGCGAGGCCGAGGTCGCGCTGGCGCTCGGCATCTATCACGCCCTCTTCGCCGGGGCCGTCCGCCCCCGTTCGGCCTTCGGCCCGGAGCACGCCGCTTGA
- a CDS encoding efflux RND transporter periplasmic adaptor subunit — MRTLFRFLVVLALIVGAAVGVGAFVPASRPALRAGLDRAGLGAEAARWLPADRAAPTVAAAPLPPAVSVVRAANREFRDRLSVSGTLVAREEAMVGPQIDGLRITELLADDGDRVAKGQVLARLDRSQLDALAAQSDAALARADAAVAQAQNAIQQFTATDAQAQADYSRATRLESGVISQSALDSRASAARASTAQLAGARSALAVAEADRRAQQANRRELDVRIGRTEVRAPVAGVVSRRSARLGALSSSGGDALFRITEDGAVDLDAEVPEDALARVRLGMGASVKASGASAAVPGTVRLISSEIDRASRLGHVRIALGADPAARIGAFATGVIAISKRDGVAVPASALAGQDGDWSVDLVGADNRIVQRAVERGLSDGAEVEITGGLAAGDRVVARAAAFLRAGDLVRPLPLDVEASR; from the coding sequence TTGAGAACCCTGTTCCGCTTCCTCGTCGTCCTCGCGCTGATCGTCGGCGCGGCCGTGGGCGTGGGCGCCTTCGTGCCGGCGTCGCGCCCCGCGCTCCGGGCGGGGCTCGACCGGGCCGGCCTCGGCGCCGAGGCCGCGCGCTGGCTGCCCGCGGACCGGGCCGCGCCGACGGTCGCCGCCGCGCCGCTGCCGCCCGCCGTCAGCGTCGTGCGCGCGGCGAACCGCGAGTTCCGCGACCGCCTGTCCGTGTCCGGCACGCTGGTGGCCCGCGAGGAGGCCATGGTGGGCCCGCAGATCGACGGGCTGCGCATCACCGAACTGCTCGCCGACGACGGCGACCGCGTCGCCAAGGGGCAGGTGCTGGCCCGGCTCGACCGATCCCAGCTCGACGCCCTGGCGGCGCAGAGCGACGCCGCCCTGGCGCGGGCCGACGCCGCCGTGGCGCAGGCGCAGAACGCCATCCAGCAGTTCACCGCCACGGACGCCCAGGCGCAGGCCGACTATTCGCGCGCCACGCGGCTCGAATCCGGCGTCATCTCGCAGTCGGCGCTCGACAGCCGCGCGTCCGCGGCCCGCGCCTCGACGGCGCAGCTCGCCGGCGCCCGCTCGGCCCTGGCGGTGGCCGAGGCCGACCGGCGGGCCCAGCAGGCGAACCGCCGCGAGCTCGACGTCCGCATCGGACGCACCGAGGTGCGCGCGCCCGTGGCCGGCGTGGTGAGCCGCCGTTCGGCCCGCCTCGGCGCCCTGTCGTCGAGCGGCGGCGACGCCCTGTTCCGCATCACCGAGGACGGCGCCGTCGACCTCGACGCCGAGGTGCCCGAGGACGCGCTGGCGCGCGTGAGGCTCGGGATGGGCGCCAGCGTCAAGGCGTCCGGCGCCTCCGCGGCCGTGCCCGGCACCGTGCGGCTCATCTCCAGCGAGATCGACCGCGCGAGCCGCCTCGGCCACGTCCGCATCGCGCTCGGCGCCGATCCCGCGGCGCGCATCGGCGCCTTCGCGACCGGCGTCATCGCCATATCCAAGCGCGACGGCGTGGCCGTGCCCGCCTCCGCCCTGGCGGGGCAGGACGGCGACTGGTCGGTCGACCTCGTGGGCGCCGACAACCGCATCGTCCAGCGCGCCGTCGAGCGCGGCCTGTCCGACGGCGCTGAGGTCGAGATCACCGGCGGGCTCGCGGCCGGCGACCGCGTGGTGGCGCGCGCCGCCGCCTTCCTCCGGGCGGGCGACCTCGTCCGGCCCCTGCCGCTCGACGTCGAGGCCAGCCGATGA
- a CDS encoding efflux RND transporter permease subunit yields the protein MSLPISAWSIRRPMPALVGFAVLVILGFVAFRALPVTRLPNIDIPIVQIAITQSGAAPAELETQVTKKVEDAVAGVPGIWHILSKVSDGASTTTIQFDIGTPVDRALNDVKDQISKIRAQLPRTIDEPIVQRFDVEGLPIVTYAVSSNDRTTEQVSWFVDDTVARELQTIRGVGQVTRSGGVDREIRVSLNPNKLLALGVTAASVSAQLRATNVDLAGGRGEIAGQEQAIRTLAGTRTVQDLAALPIVIGGGRHARLDELGTVTDDAAEPRSFASLDGRPVVSFGVTRAKGASDAEVAQKVAARIAALVAAHPAYAITRVDNQVDYTVGNYHSAMESLVEGAVLAIVVVLVFLRDIRATIVAGIALPLSAIPTFWLMGMLGFSLNAVSLLAITLVTGILVDDAIVEIENIVRHMRMGKSAYRASLEAADEIGLAVIAISMTIVAVFAPVSFMGGIPGQYFKQFGLTVAIAVFFSLIVARLVTPVVAAYFLRPHGSGMVAEGRILRSYSALVRWSVDHRWVTLGAGLALFALSLWSTTLLPSGLIPAEDTGRSLLAIELPPGSRLADTEAVTRSITEKIRTIPEVESVLVYGGQVLGDSAEVRKATLVIRLSHKSKRTIGQKAIQDEITRDVETVPDIRFWFLKDNGQRDLQLTLAGADIAQIDDTANQLASEMRTVPILVNPRSTADLDRPELEIVPKSGLAADLGLSTEALSETIRVATLGDIDANLAKFNAGDRLIPIRVELDREARSRLDVLKGLRVPTAKGSVPLSAVADFVVGQGPTAISRYDRARRVTVEADLAGNHPLGEGIAAVMALPTAKNLPKGVSFRQSGDAEIMAEVFSGFALAIGAGLMMVYGVLILLFGSFTQPITILFSLPLSVGGAILALLVTGNPISMPVVIGILMLMGIVTKNAIMLVDFAVEEIRRGTPRREALVEAGRKRARPIVMTTIAMVAGMVPSAFAFGDGGEFRAPMAIAVIGGLIVSTVLSLVFVPAVFTVLDDAGRLLGRLFGRFVGAADEPEAAVAGPQALRRPDYPQAAE from the coding sequence ATGAGCCTGCCCATCTCGGCCTGGTCGATCCGCCGGCCGATGCCGGCCCTGGTCGGCTTCGCGGTGCTCGTGATCCTCGGGTTCGTGGCCTTCCGCGCGCTGCCCGTGACGCGCCTGCCCAACATCGACATCCCGATCGTGCAGATCGCGATCACCCAGTCGGGCGCGGCGCCGGCGGAGCTCGAAACGCAGGTCACCAAGAAGGTCGAGGACGCCGTCGCCGGCGTGCCGGGGATCTGGCACATCCTGTCCAAGGTGTCGGACGGCGCGTCCACGACGACGATCCAGTTCGACATCGGCACGCCGGTCGACCGCGCCCTCAACGACGTGAAGGATCAGATCTCCAAGATCCGCGCCCAGCTGCCCCGCACCATCGACGAGCCCATCGTCCAGCGCTTCGACGTCGAGGGCCTGCCCATCGTCACCTACGCGGTGTCGTCCAACGACCGGACCACCGAGCAGGTGTCGTGGTTCGTGGACGACACGGTCGCGCGCGAGCTGCAGACCATCCGCGGCGTCGGCCAGGTGACGCGCTCGGGCGGCGTCGACCGCGAGATCCGCGTGTCGCTGAACCCCAACAAGCTGCTGGCGCTCGGCGTCACGGCCGCCTCCGTGTCGGCGCAGCTCCGCGCCACCAACGTCGACCTCGCGGGCGGACGCGGCGAGATCGCCGGCCAGGAGCAGGCGATCCGCACGCTGGCCGGCACTCGCACGGTGCAGGACCTCGCGGCCCTGCCGATCGTGATCGGCGGCGGTCGCCACGCCCGGCTCGACGAACTCGGCACGGTGACGGACGACGCGGCCGAGCCCCGCAGCTTCGCCTCGCTCGACGGGCGGCCCGTGGTGTCCTTCGGGGTCACGCGCGCCAAGGGCGCCAGCGACGCCGAGGTGGCCCAGAAGGTCGCGGCGCGGATCGCCGCGCTCGTGGCCGCCCACCCCGCCTACGCCATCACCCGCGTCGACAACCAGGTCGACTACACGGTCGGCAACTACCATTCCGCGATGGAAAGCCTCGTCGAGGGTGCCGTGCTGGCGATCGTCGTGGTGCTGGTCTTCCTTCGCGACATCCGCGCCACGATCGTGGCCGGCATCGCTCTGCCGCTCTCCGCCATCCCGACCTTCTGGCTGATGGGCATGCTGGGCTTCTCGCTCAACGCCGTCAGCCTGCTCGCCATCACGCTCGTCACCGGCATCCTGGTCGACGACGCTATCGTGGAGATCGAGAACATCGTCCGCCACATGCGGATGGGGAAGTCGGCCTACCGGGCCTCGCTGGAGGCCGCCGACGAGATCGGCCTCGCCGTGATCGCCATCTCCATGACGATCGTGGCGGTCTTCGCGCCCGTGAGCTTCATGGGCGGCATCCCGGGCCAGTACTTCAAGCAGTTCGGCCTGACGGTGGCGATCGCGGTCTTCTTCTCGCTGATCGTGGCGCGCCTCGTCACGCCGGTGGTGGCCGCCTACTTCCTGCGCCCGCACGGCTCCGGCATGGTGGCCGAGGGCCGCATCCTGCGCTCCTATTCGGCGCTGGTGCGCTGGTCGGTGGACCACCGCTGGGTCACGCTGGGGGCGGGCCTCGCGCTCTTCGCGCTGTCGCTGTGGTCGACCACGCTGCTGCCCTCGGGCCTGATCCCGGCCGAGGACACCGGGCGGTCCCTCCTCGCGATCGAACTGCCGCCGGGCTCGCGCCTGGCCGACACCGAGGCCGTGACGCGCTCCATCACCGAGAAGATCCGCACAATCCCCGAGGTCGAATCCGTGCTGGTCTACGGCGGCCAGGTGCTCGGCGACTCGGCCGAGGTGCGCAAGGCGACGCTGGTGATCCGCCTCAGCCACAAGAGCAAGCGCACGATCGGCCAGAAGGCGATCCAGGACGAGATCACCCGCGACGTCGAGACCGTGCCCGACATTCGCTTCTGGTTCCTGAAGGACAACGGCCAGCGCGACCTCCAGCTCACCCTCGCGGGCGCCGACATCGCCCAGATCGACGACACGGCCAACCAGCTCGCCAGCGAGATGCGCACCGTGCCGATCCTGGTGAACCCGCGCTCCACCGCCGACCTCGACCGGCCGGAGCTGGAGATCGTGCCGAAATCCGGCCTGGCGGCCGACCTCGGCCTGTCGACCGAGGCCCTGAGCGAGACGATCCGGGTCGCGACGCTGGGCGACATCGACGCCAACCTCGCCAAGTTCAACGCCGGCGACCGCCTGATCCCGATCCGCGTCGAGCTCGACCGCGAGGCGCGCTCGCGGCTCGACGTGCTGAAGGGCCTGCGGGTGCCCACCGCCAAGGGCAGCGTGCCGCTGTCGGCGGTCGCGGATTTCGTGGTCGGGCAGGGGCCGACCGCGATCAGCCGCTACGACCGCGCCCGCCGCGTGACCGTGGAGGCCGACCTCGCCGGCAACCACCCGCTCGGTGAGGGCATCGCCGCCGTGATGGCGCTGCCCACGGCCAAGAACCTGCCCAAAGGGGTGAGCTTCCGCCAGTCGGGCGACGCCGAGATCATGGCGGAGGTCTTCTCCGGCTTCGCGCTCGCCATCGGGGCGGGGCTGATGATGGTCTACGGCGTGCTGATCCTGCTGTTCGGCTCCTTCACGCAGCCGATCACCATCCTGTTCTCGCTGCCGCTGTCGGTCGGCGGCGCCATCCTGGCGCTGCTCGTCACCGGCAATCCCATCTCGATGCCGGTGGTGATCGGCATCCTGATGCTGATGGGCATCGTGACCAAGAACGCCATCATGCTGGTCGACTTCGCGGTGGAGGAGATCCGGCGGGGCACGCCGCGGCGCGAAGCGCTGGTGGAGGCGGGCCGCAAGCGCGCGCGGCCCATCGTGATGACCACCATCGCCATGGTGGCCGGCATGGTGCCCTCGGCCTTCGCGTTCGGCGACGGCGGCGAGTTCCGGGCCCCCATGGCCATCGCGGTGATCGGCGGACTGATCGTGTCGACCGTGCTGTCGCTGGTCTTCGTGCCGGCGGTCTTCACCGTGCTCGACGACGCCGGGCGGCTCCTGGGCCGGCTGTTCGGCCGCTTCGTCGGCGCGGCGGACGAGCCCGAGGCGGCCGTCGCCGGGCCGCAGGCGCTGCGCCGGCCGGACTATCCGCAGGCGGCGGAGTAG
- the era gene encoding GTPase Era: MTDAPAPTGAPTRCGFAALIGVPNAGKSTLINALVGSKVSIVSRKVQTTRAPVRGIAVAGSSQVIFVDTPGIFAPKRRLDRAMVQAAWGAGGDADAVALLLDARKGLDEGSEAILDRMAESRAKRYLVLNKIDTVEVEKLLKLAEAVNARLAFADTFMVSALRGHGVPKFLEVLGESMPAGPWLYPADQVTDAPLRLFAAEITREKMFERLHEELPYQTTVETDSWTTRPDGSARIEQSIFVTREGHKKIVIGEGGQTLKAIGKAARRDIGEAAECEVHLFLHVKVRENWLDDPERFRGMGLEFPKGKG; encoded by the coding sequence ATGACAGACGCCCCCGCCCCGACGGGCGCGCCCACGCGCTGCGGCTTCGCGGCGCTGATCGGCGTGCCCAACGCCGGCAAGTCGACGCTGATCAACGCCCTCGTGGGCTCCAAGGTGTCGATCGTGTCGCGCAAGGTGCAGACCACGCGCGCGCCCGTGCGCGGCATCGCGGTCGCGGGATCGTCGCAGGTGATCTTCGTCGACACGCCCGGCATCTTCGCGCCGAAGCGCCGGCTCGACCGGGCCATGGTACAGGCCGCCTGGGGCGCGGGCGGCGACGCGGACGCGGTGGCGCTGCTGCTCGACGCCCGCAAGGGGCTCGACGAGGGCAGCGAGGCGATCCTCGACCGCATGGCCGAGAGCCGCGCCAAGCGCTACCTCGTGCTGAACAAGATCGACACGGTCGAGGTCGAGAAGCTGCTCAAGCTCGCCGAGGCCGTTAACGCGAGGCTCGCCTTCGCCGACACGTTCATGGTGTCGGCCCTGCGCGGCCACGGCGTGCCGAAGTTCCTCGAGGTGCTCGGCGAGAGCATGCCGGCGGGCCCCTGGCTCTACCCCGCCGACCAGGTCACCGACGCGCCTCTCAGGCTCTTCGCGGCCGAGATCACCCGCGAGAAGATGTTCGAGCGCCTCCACGAGGAGCTGCCCTACCAGACCACGGTCGAGACCGACAGCTGGACCACCCGGCCCGACGGCTCGGCCCGCATCGAGCAATCCATCTTCGTGACCCGCGAGGGGCACAAGAAGATCGTCATCGGCGAGGGCGGCCAGACGCTGAAGGCGATCGGCAAGGCGGCGCGCCGCGACATCGGCGAGGCGGCCGAGTGCGAGGTGCACCTGTTCCTGCACGTCAAGGTCCGCGAGAACTGGCTCGACGACCCCGAGCGCTTCCGCGGCATGGGGCTGGAATTCCCGAAGGGGAAGGGCTGA
- the rnc gene encoding ribonuclease III produces the protein MSRHAGRADRSGLEEALGHRFAKAELLGTALTHISGVQGGNARAQSYQRLEFLGDRVLGLAVSAMLYAEFPHATEGEMSRRLADLVRRESCAEVATAWDVGPYLRLGPGEVQSGGRGRQAILGDVCEAIIGAVFVDGGFEVAAALVRRAWAPRMMAPRRALQDPKTALQEWAQARGKPTPTYSETGRSGPDHAPRFVVAVAVEGLAPADGIGTSKRLAEQAAAEALMGREGFGPLPPSPPTTASENEP, from the coding sequence ATGAGCCGCCACGCCGGACGGGCCGATCGCTCGGGGCTGGAAGAGGCGCTCGGCCACCGCTTCGCCAAGGCGGAGCTGCTCGGCACGGCCCTCACCCACATTTCGGGGGTGCAGGGCGGCAACGCCCGCGCGCAGAGCTACCAGCGGCTGGAGTTCCTCGGCGACCGCGTGCTCGGCCTCGCCGTCTCGGCCATGCTCTACGCCGAGTTCCCCCACGCCACCGAGGGCGAGATGTCGCGCCGGCTGGCCGACCTCGTGCGGCGCGAAAGCTGCGCCGAGGTGGCGACCGCCTGGGACGTCGGGCCCTACCTGCGCCTCGGCCCCGGCGAGGTCCAGTCGGGCGGCCGCGGCCGCCAGGCGATCCTCGGCGACGTGTGCGAGGCGATCATCGGCGCGGTCTTCGTCGACGGCGGCTTCGAGGTCGCGGCCGCCCTGGTGCGCCGCGCCTGGGCGCCCCGCATGATGGCGCCCCGCCGCGCGCTGCAGGACCCCAAGACCGCGCTGCAGGAATGGGCGCAGGCGCGGGGCAAGCCGACGCCCACCTACAGCGAGACCGGCCGCAGCGGCCCCGACCACGCGCCGCGCTTCGTCGTCGCCGTGGCCGTGGAAGGGCTGGCGCCGGCCGACGGCATCGGCACATCGAAGCGGCTGGCGGAGCAGGCTGCCGCCGAAGCCCTCATGGGCCGCGAGGGCTTCGGCCCGCTGCCGCCCTCACCGCCGACGACGGCATCAGAGAACGAGCCATGA
- the lepB gene encoding signal peptidase I, giving the protein MTEPVRLEGEAERRRKASEEGGLGETIKVVVQALLIALVVRTFLFQPFNIPSGSLIPTLLIGDYLFVSKYAYGYSRYSFPFGPDLFQGRIFGTPPKRGDIAVFKTPSDNSTDFIKRVIGLPGDKIQVTHARLIINGQMVPREPTQSITTKDRFGKDVEVPTYKETLPGGVTHRIIQLEGDDGGLASNTDVYTVPPNEYFMMGDNRDNSLDSRVPVDQGGVGYVPFENFVGKAELIFFSIKDDTPIWQFWRWPSDVRWNRIFTLIR; this is encoded by the coding sequence ATGACGGAGCCCGTGCGCCTCGAGGGCGAGGCCGAACGACGCCGCAAGGCTTCCGAGGAAGGCGGCCTCGGCGAAACCATCAAGGTCGTCGTTCAGGCGCTGTTGATCGCTCTCGTGGTGCGGACCTTCCTGTTCCAACCCTTCAACATCCCCTCGGGTTCGCTGATCCCGACGCTGTTGATCGGCGACTACCTGTTCGTGTCGAAATACGCCTACGGCTATTCGCGCTACTCCTTCCCGTTCGGGCCAGACCTGTTCCAGGGGCGGATCTTCGGCACGCCGCCGAAGCGCGGCGACATCGCGGTGTTCAAGACGCCGTCCGACAACAGCACGGACTTCATCAAGCGCGTGATTGGCCTGCCCGGCGACAAGATCCAGGTCACCCACGCGCGGCTCATCATCAACGGGCAGATGGTTCCGCGCGAGCCGACCCAGAGCATCACCACGAAGGACCGCTTCGGCAAGGACGTCGAGGTGCCGACCTACAAGGAAACCCTGCCGGGCGGCGTGACTCACCGGATCATCCAGCTCGAGGGCGACGACGGGGGCCTCGCGTCCAACACGGACGTCTACACCGTGCCGCCGAACGAATACTTCATGATGGGCGACAACCGCGACAACTCGCTCGACAGCCGCGTGCCCGTCGACCAGGGCGGCGTCGGCTACGTGCCCTTCGAGAATTTTGTCGGCAAGGCCGAGCTGATCTTCTTCTCGATCAAGGACGACACGCCGATCTGGCAGTTCTGGCGCTGGCCGTCCGACGTGCGGTGGAACCGCATCTTCACGCTGATCCGATGA
- the acpS gene encoding holo-ACP synthase, with amino-acid sequence MIVGVGSDLCDIRRLAAVLERHGERFAHRCFTEVERAKAERRADRAGTYAKRFAAKEACAKALGTGLRAGVFWRDMGVVNRPSGQPTMRLTGGALRRLQAIVPAGHEAVIHLSLTDEHPYAQAFVVIEAVPA; translated from the coding sequence TTGATCGTCGGCGTGGGATCGGACCTCTGCGACATCCGCCGCCTGGCCGCGGTGCTGGAGCGGCACGGGGAGCGTTTTGCCCATCGCTGCTTCACCGAGGTCGAGCGCGCCAAGGCGGAGCGGCGCGCCGACCGCGCCGGCACCTACGCCAAGCGCTTCGCCGCCAAGGAAGCCTGCGCTAAGGCGCTGGGCACCGGCCTACGCGCCGGCGTGTTCTGGCGCGACATGGGCGTGGTCAATCGTCCCTCGGGCCAGCCGACGATGCGGCTCACGGGCGGCGCGCTCCGGCGCCTCCAGGCCATCGTGCCCGCCGGCCACGAGGCGGTGATCCACCTCAGCCTCACCGACGAGCACCCCTACGCGCAGGCCTTCGTGGTGATCGAAGCGGTGCCGGCCTGA